The window AAAACAAAGAAAGGATTAGGactttatagatatatttgtATTCATGGTGgagatttcaaaaattatattagaattTTGTAAGAGCATGTTGATATAAAATAGCGCTGGAACCTGGTTCGGAAAGAATTCAAGATAACAATAGATACTCCGATTTTTGctgaaaatacatataattggTAGAAATGAAGGGGGGAAGTGATACTTGATAACTCGAATATTTATCATGATAATGTGTGTTTAGATTTTAGAGAAATTTTTAGCTGTCCGGAAACTCTTAGACCGTTTGGATTAGTTTAAAATAAGAGAATTAGAACAACCTCAATAGTGTTACCTATTTTCAacttctaaaatataatatattaatggttacttaaaatataggtaagcaaaaagttgttttactCCAACCGTATTCCCTATAATCATCCCtacatttgaaaaaataaatattttattagaatttcTACTATGATGGGGAGAtaaaaaagagaaggaaaatgaaaaataaaaaaaaaatgagagaggAAGATAAAGTGGAAGAAATAGGGGCTCACTTTTCTATCTCCTAAATAAggggttttgttttctctcacctGACAGTTTTAGATAAGGAGAGGAGGGTTGGAATGAACATTTTTTTACTTAAGAACAAGTCCAACAATgccctaaattaaaatttaaggcatttgtATGAAAGgtgtgctccaacaatgtcctagtggtgccttaaaccACTGGGACATCCAACAAGTGCCTATTTTTTAGGCACTACTAAGCATGTCCTAAACCATTTatctcaataaaaaattaactttCCACCATTTCATTGCATCTCTCTCCTCTTACCTTTTCACTTCCCTTCAATATTAATTGAagtaaattattagtttaataataaagCACAATTAtaaggcatgttgttggagttcatgtatcaaaaatatgtcctaaatcactaggaaaatattttttatatatttatagggcACTTACtaagacattgttggacttggtCTAAACTCCCATTTTTGTCcacataagagcaagtccaagagatgccctatatcatgtcctaagttatTATTTGGGGCATTTGATGGAAAAAGTTACTCCAACAATGTCCCAGTGAtgccttagagcaagtccaacaatgtcctagttagaggcccaaatataatataaaatatgatgtcctagtgatttaggacatggtTATGtaagttcaactccaacaatgtgccttattttcaatatatgtttaatattttattattaaagtcttcctttcatcattaaaacacaatataaagtagagagagaaagagggtggatataaaattttatattaaaatattggatagggcaaggagagaggtgccctattaatagggcttgaagaggttgtcctagtgatataaggcatcactaggacactcttggatcaacatttttcatcaagtgccttaaattataacttaagacAAGTTATAGGgcttctcttggacttgctcttatatcaCCAGGACAACCTcctcaagccctatttttgaggcacatctctccttgccctatcctatattttattataaatctcATCAACACTCATTatctctctctacttttatattatgctttggtgatgaaagagagtttttaataataaaatattaaacatcttATGAGAATAagacacattgttggagttcaagttAGTAAAATGTGTCCTAAATTACCaggacattatattttatattatatttaggacttCAACTAAGACACTCTTGAACTTGCTCTAAGCTTATTATAGGTAAGAGAGATGTTGTTACCTTGGAGTTGCTCTGGTAAATCAGATTTAAGTTGAGATTTATAATCCCTAGTTGAATAACCGAAATTGTTCCTATTTTGTACGGTtcgtttttcataaaaaaataatttcatatttttgaaaaattgctatatatttgagtataaaattattcactatattttatatttattaatacattatattttatatttaagaaaGTTCACAATAAtctgaaaaatttaaaaataacatcaaTCCTccgttatttttattttatatgtaatccGCGTAAAAGCTTAATCATACAAAATCCATAAATTATCACATTCGGATTCAACCATCGAAATACACACGTAACGATTTGATCCAAGTcctccatctttccctcacTCTATCCCCCAATCTTCCATCTCTATTCCGGTAGCCGGAAACAAACCTCATCAAACACACTTGCCGGAAAACAAAATAGATGGCATTTTCCGCAAACCCATTAGCTCTAAGCGTACCCGAACCCGCGTTCGAGTCCTGGCTCCGCGACACAGGCTACCTCGAAGTCCTCGACCAGAAAACCTCCGACCTCTCTGCCGCCGCTGTCTCCTCCGACTCCGCTGCCACGACCAGCTTCTCCGCCGCCGGAATTGACCCTGGTGTATTCATTTCCTTGTTCAATAAACTTTGGACCCTAATTTCTCTCTTGACTATTAATCCTGTTTCGAAACTTTCTGTTGGCGATTTTTCCGGCGAGACACCGGCGTGGACAAGTGGGTTTATTGGGGGTTTTGATTCTTATAGTTATCCTTCTTCTCCTGATCAGGCTCGCATGAGGGCTCATGAAAATGTTAAGCGCTATGCCAAGAATTATGCCTCTTTGGTTGTGCTGTTCTTTGCTTGTTCTTTgtaagtctctctctctctcccgccCCCTCCCCcgccccctccccctccctctctagTCTTTATAGCCCATTACTTTGATTTTTTAAgtcctctccctccctctctagTCTTTATAGCCCATTACTTTGATTTTTTAAGTTTAGGTGACCTTGAAATGCTTATGTTCTTGAAATAATGTACAGTGATTGCAATTGGGACTTAATCTGTAAAAAGAAATGggagttttgatttttttctgaACGAAGACCTTAGTTTGGCAAAACAATGGAGCTTTTATGTTGTAGTTTTTTTTCAAGTCATTCATATTTATTGTGCATTTTCTGAGTAGAAGTTCTAAAATTGTGTTTTGATGGGAACATAGGTATCAGATGCCCCTTGCTCTTTTTGGCTTGATATCGAGTCTTGTGCTTTGGGATGTATTCAGATGTTATGGCAACCATTGGGGGTTAGATGAATACCCAGTGCTCAAGCAGACGTTGTTTTTTATCATGCAAGTAGGTATGGACACTATTTCTATTGTTTATGAAGCAAAACCAGTTGCTCGTTTGCAAGGAAAGCTTCTTTggttatttttcaattttctgtGACGAGGTGAAAGTTATCTTAAAGGGTGGAGTTGAATTAACAACACCATTATATTCTGAATATTAGTTATGCTAAAATAAACTTACAGTACAATTCTAGAGTACTTATATTCCAACAGCTTGTTCCGATTATGGAATGGAATACTGTAGTTACTTGGTTCCGGCCTTATCCTTTTTCTATTTGGAACTGGAGTTGAAATTTAACTATGAGGTATTCCTGTAATACTtcttaaaatgtatatatggaGGGCAATCTAGTTCATGTCTAGGATAGGCAGGCCGGCCCAGGGACTTCGAAAACGGGGAAGATGGggtaaagaaataaaaattattttaagtcaaCTGCTCATTCAACACAATCATCTATTGGTAAGATGATAATACTGTAATACTTCTTAAAATGTATGGGCAAATCTAGTTCAGCGTTAGGGTAGGCAGGCCTAGGGGACTTCAAAGAAGGGGAGATGGGGtaaggtaatttttttaaaaaaatcaacagCTCATTAAACACAATCATCTATTGGTAAGATTATTATATGTTCTGTGAATACCTATGAAGTATTAAACCAACTAAAATCCTATCAAATGTaatgtttatttattaatacTTGCCTTCTTAT of the Daucus carota subsp. sativus chromosome 4, DH1 v3.0, whole genome shotgun sequence genome contains:
- the LOC108215678 gene encoding PRA1 family protein H, encoding MAFSANPLALSVPEPAFESWLRDTGYLEVLDQKTSDLSAAAVSSDSAATTSFSAAGIDPGVFISLFNKLWTLISLLTINPVSKLSVGDFSGETPAWTSGFIGGFDSYSYPSSPDQARMRAHENVKRYAKNYASLVVLFFACSLYQMPLALFGLISSLVLWDVFRCYGNHWGLDEYPVLKQTLFFIMQVGTAVLLMYFNVQTALFCAVAVSYAVTILHASFRKLTPAKPPTRGRAK